The Aureispira anguillae genome contains a region encoding:
- a CDS encoding bifunctional metallophosphatase/5'-nucleotidase, with protein MYNRRSFLGKLGAYAIVAGSTTLMPRFLRAESFSSEEGRLHKLTILHTNDVHSRIEPFPLDGGKNQGRGGIAKRAALINKIRQEEKNVLLLDAGDMFQGTPYFNYFGGELELKLMSKMGYDAATIGNHDFDGGIDGLHKQFTTQANFPLINCNYDFTDTIMNGQVKPYQIFQKGAIKVGVLGVGVELDGLVPAALYKKTGYSNPIEKANHYANRLKKDEGCDYVICLSHLGYEYSTNKVSDLILAEQSQDIDLIIGGHTHTFLEQPTIVKNNQQKEILVTQVGWAGMILGRLDIYFERNFQDKCIQCKNEKVG; from the coding sequence ATGTATAACAGAAGATCATTTTTAGGAAAGTTAGGAGCTTATGCTATTGTTGCAGGAAGTACAACTCTGATGCCTCGCTTTTTGAGGGCAGAATCGTTTAGTAGCGAAGAGGGGCGTTTGCATAAATTAACGATCTTGCATACCAATGATGTACACAGCCGTATCGAGCCTTTCCCGCTAGACGGTGGCAAAAACCAAGGGCGAGGAGGTATTGCTAAACGAGCAGCCCTAATTAATAAAATTCGCCAAGAAGAAAAAAATGTATTGTTGCTGGATGCAGGCGATATGTTCCAAGGAACACCTTATTTTAATTATTTTGGTGGAGAGCTGGAATTAAAACTAATGAGTAAAATGGGGTATGATGCCGCTACTATCGGGAATCATGACTTTGATGGAGGAATAGATGGCTTACATAAACAATTTACAACACAAGCTAATTTTCCATTGATTAATTGCAATTATGATTTTACGGACACCATTATGAATGGTCAAGTAAAACCTTACCAGATTTTTCAAAAGGGAGCTATAAAAGTAGGAGTGCTTGGGGTAGGAGTAGAACTAGATGGGCTTGTGCCCGCAGCATTGTATAAAAAAACAGGCTATTCAAACCCTATCGAAAAAGCAAACCACTATGCCAATAGATTAAAAAAAGACGAAGGCTGTGATTATGTTATCTGCTTATCACACCTAGGGTATGAATACAGTACGAATAAAGTATCTGATTTGATTTTGGCAGAACAAAGTCAAGATATTGACCTGATTATAGGAGGGCATACGCATACTTTTTTGGAGCAACCGACTATTGTTAAAAACAATCAACAAAAAGAAATTTTGGTTACTCAAGTTGGTTGG